TCCATACGAACAAAGCTGCTATTACGCAAACAAAACCGTATAAACCATAAGCAAACATATGTCCGAACTTGTCACCCATATCGCCTAATGTCATATTGTACATAGGTACGAAAGTTGAAGATACTATAAAGTTAAATATCCATTGAAATGCAACAGCGATGGCAACAGCCGTTCCGCGAATGGTATTCGGGAAAATCTCTGCAATCAACACCCAGCAAATCGGTCCCCAACTGAACATAAAGGAAGCACTGTAAACCATAATGCAAACAACAGAAACAATCGGAGCAAGCCCGGTTACAATATTGCATAAAGCCACTCCCAATGCCCCTATCGCCATGCCGACAGAGCCGGAAATGAGTAACGGTTTACGTCCCCATCTCTCAACGGTAAAGACAGCCAAAAGTGTAAATAAGATATTGATAACACCCATAATTATGGTCTGGATCATAGGATTTCCCATCCCCATTGTCTCAAATATTCGAGGAGCAAAATAAAGTACGGCATTAATACCTACTGCTTGCTGGAATACGCTCAACATAATTCCGATGAAAATAACCATCCAACCATAAGTAAACAGCCTTTCTGTCTTTTCTTCTGCTGTGGCCTTAATTTGCGACAAAATCACTTTAGCCTGTGATAAACCATTGATACGTTGGAGTATATATAGAGCCTTCTCATCTTTACCGGACATAGCAAGATAACGCGGAGTTTCAGGAACAAACAACACAAGTAATGCAAAAATTCCGGCAGGAACGGCTTCACTGGCAAACATCAGACGCCATCCGGTTTCTATGGTCCATCTTGCAATTTCCGGGTTCAAAATCTCATTAATTCCCCCAACCACTTTGATTACCGGATTTACATTCTCACCCAATATCAAGAAATTCACGAAATAAACAACCAACTGTCCCAAAATAATAGCAAACTGATTCCATGACACCAAAGTACCACGTATGTTGCTCGGCGCTATCTCCGCAATGTACATCGGGCATATGGCTGATGCCAATCCCACACCGATGCCTCCCAATATCCGGTAGAAATTAAAAGCGATGAGCAGCGAGTAAGAAGGAACACCATAATCAAAAAACAAAAATTCGGGAAAATAAGAGCCCAATGCAGACAAGAAGAAAAATATACCAGCAATAAAGAGCGATTTTTTACGCCCTAAACTTGAGGCAAAAATCCCCGAAAATGCACTACCTATGATACATCCTATCAGTGCACTGGAAGAAGTTATACCGTGAATCGTGTCTGTGTAAACAAAATCAGAGGCGCCCATAAAGAATGCCTGAAGTCCTTTCTCTGCACCTGAAATAACTGCTGTATCGTACCCAAAAAGCAGGCCACCGATAACAGCTACAAGCACAATGAAAAAGAGATAAACTTTGCTGCCTTTTTCTGTATCATTCATAATAAAATAGATTAGGAAGTTAAAGGAAAATTGGTGATTAGTTAACACTAATCACCAATCAATTGATTATCAGCAATACATATTAACGATTGCTTCATATAGTTCTTGTTTTCCACTGGTTTGTTTCGGTTCGCCATTGTTTTTTGCATAAGCCACAATATCCTCCAAGGTCAGTTTGCCTTCCTCGAATTCTTTGCCTTTGCCACTGTCAAAAGAAGCATAACGATCGGCCAGCATCTGCTTATAAGGAGATTCCTCTAATAATCGGGCTGCATTCTCCAGGGCACGAGCCATAGCATCCATACCTGCGATGTGGGCAATGAAAATATCCTCCAAATCAGTGGAATTACGACGAGTCTTAGCATCAAAATTAGTACCGCCATTACCTAAGCCACCATTACGGATAATCTGCATCATAGCCTGAACCAATTCAAAATTATCTATGGGGAACTGATCGGTATCCCAACCATTCTGATAATCGCCGCGATTGGCATCGATAGATCCTAACATACCATTGTCAACGGCAACGGCCAACTCGTGTTCAAAAGTGTGGCCGGCCAAAGTAGCATGGTTTACTTCAATATTTACTTTAAAATCTCTGTCCAGATTATGAGTTTTCAAGAAGCCGATGACGGTTTCAGTATCTACATCGTACTGATGTTTTGTCGGTTCCATTGGTTTTGGTTCAATCAGAAACGTACCTGTAAAGCCTTTACTACGTGCATAATCACGAGCAATAGTCAGCATTTGTGCAAGATGCTCTTTTTCACGTTTTTGATCTGTGTTCAACAAAGACATATATCCTTCACGTCCACCCCAGAATACATAGTTTGTACCACCCAATTCTATTGTTGCATCAATCGCATTCTTGATTTGAACTGCTGCACGCGCCACTACATCGAAATCAGGATTGGTAGCTGCGCCATTCATATAACGGGCATGACTGAATACATTGGCAGTACCCCACAACAGTTTAA
Above is a window of Bacteroides helcogenes P 36-108 DNA encoding:
- the xylE gene encoding D-xylose transporter XylE, whose translation is MNDTEKGSKVYLFFIVLVAVIGGLLFGYDTAVISGAEKGLQAFFMGASDFVYTDTIHGITSSSALIGCIIGSAFSGIFASSLGRKKSLFIAGIFFFLSALGSYFPEFLFFDYGVPSYSLLIAFNFYRILGGIGVGLASAICPMYIAEIAPSNIRGTLVSWNQFAIILGQLVVYFVNFLILGENVNPVIKVVGGINEILNPEIARWTIETGWRLMFASEAVPAGIFALLVLFVPETPRYLAMSGKDEKALYILQRINGLSQAKVILSQIKATAEEKTERLFTYGWMVIFIGIMLSVFQQAVGINAVLYFAPRIFETMGMGNPMIQTIIMGVINILFTLLAVFTVERWGRKPLLISGSVGMAIGALGVALCNIVTGLAPIVSVVCIMVYSASFMFSWGPICWVLIAEIFPNTIRGTAVAIAVAFQWIFNFIVSSTFVPMYNMTLGDMGDKFGHMFAYGLYGFVCVIAALFVWKLVPETKGKTLEDMTKLWKERRNEV
- the xylA gene encoding xylose isomerase; its protein translation is MATKEYFPGIGKIKFEGKESKNPMAFRYYDADKVIMGKKMRDWLKFAMAWWHTLCAEGGDQFGGGTKKFPWNGDVDKIQAAKNKMDAGFEFMQKMGIGYYCFHDVDLCAEADTVEEYETNLKTIVAYAKQKQAETGIKLLWGTANVFSHARYMNGAATNPDFDVVARAAVQIKNAIDATIELGGTNYVFWGGREGYMSLLNTDQKREKEHLAQMLTIARDYARSKGFTGTFLIEPKPMEPTKHQYDVDTETVIGFLKTHNLDRDFKVNIEVNHATLAGHTFEHELAVAVDNGMLGSIDANRGDYQNGWDTDQFPIDNFELVQAMMQIIRNGGLGNGGTNFDAKTRRNSTDLEDIFIAHIAGMDAMARALENAARLLEESPYKQMLADRYASFDSGKGKEFEEGKLTLEDIVAYAKNNGEPKQTSGKQELYEAIVNMYC